Proteins co-encoded in one Methylobacterium sp. WL1 genomic window:
- a CDS encoding Ku protein: MAARANWKGHLRLSLVSCAVGLYPVVSSSRELKCHTINRETGNRLKQLMVDSVTGDTVERDDQVKGCEIAKDELVPVEDDELSEIALESTHTINIETFCRRAEVDERYLDKPYYLAAEDKVSREAFAVIRDAMKKKGMAGLGRIVIYKRERIVLLEPYGKGLLATLLRYQDEVRSPTAYFEDMPDGDPTAEMRALAEELITRATRTFDPSKFEDRYEEALIALVKGKAPKAPKGRGRAKAGAASSGNVVNLMEALKRSIDAEKSGKPAKPSRRKTSSSERSNSAPKRAPAKTASEKARKAA; encoded by the coding sequence GTGGCAGCCCGCGCCAACTGGAAAGGTCATCTTCGACTGTCCCTCGTCTCCTGTGCGGTCGGACTGTATCCGGTGGTCAGCTCTTCGAGAGAGCTGAAGTGCCATACGATCAACCGCGAGACCGGAAACCGCCTCAAGCAGCTCATGGTCGACTCCGTGACCGGCGACACCGTCGAGCGCGACGATCAGGTGAAGGGCTGCGAGATCGCCAAGGACGAACTCGTCCCCGTTGAGGATGACGAGCTCAGCGAGATCGCCCTGGAGAGCACGCACACCATCAACATCGAGACCTTCTGCCGGCGCGCGGAGGTCGACGAGCGCTACCTCGACAAGCCGTATTACCTCGCGGCCGAGGACAAGGTCTCGCGGGAGGCTTTCGCCGTGATCCGGGATGCGATGAAGAAGAAGGGCATGGCCGGGCTCGGCCGCATCGTCATCTACAAGCGCGAGCGGATCGTCCTGCTCGAACCGTACGGCAAGGGCCTGCTGGCCACGCTGCTGCGCTATCAGGACGAGGTTCGATCGCCGACGGCCTACTTCGAGGACATGCCCGACGGTGATCCAACAGCCGAGATGCGAGCGCTCGCCGAGGAGCTGATCACGCGCGCGACGCGGACGTTCGATCCGTCGAAGTTCGAGGACCGCTACGAGGAGGCGCTGATCGCATTGGTCAAGGGCAAGGCGCCCAAGGCACCGAAGGGCAGGGGGCGGGCAAAGGCCGGGGCCGCGAGTTCCGGCAACGTCGTGAACCTGATGGAAGCCCTCAAGCGCAGCATCGACGCCGAGAAGAGCGGCAAGCCGGCGAAACCGTCGCGTCGGAAAACATCGAGTTCCGAGCGCTCGAACTCAGCCCCGAAACGCGCGCCGGCCAAGACCGCTTCGGAGAAGGCGCGGAAAGCGGCGTGA
- a CDS encoding BLUF domain-containing protein — MSELYRLVYASKNLFQGTEAELTATVSQILAASQRNNDRSEVTGALMFNAGAFAQVLEGPRRGVEETFERIQCDDRHGDVTVLQCGPTESRGFANWSMAFVGQSAGGQAQFNQLAAESGFDLSRLDGDAVFAMLHELVLEEEGLPTSLATAPLVGPTDAGPPAGLDVEQLKAEIAQLRPDAAATRMSTPADEKQSGAFTNAGPQSRPAGDVRRSSKGATAAALNILKAALASERQRTSDLRTEIDALQVALASSEDQCDALRIERDRWAGRAQLLATAMAREASDVQNVAPGLGSVLTHPTGQPSSDDAAGVLAA, encoded by the coding sequence ATGAGCGAACTCTACCGCTTGGTCTATGCCAGCAAGAACCTGTTCCAAGGAACCGAGGCCGAGCTGACAGCCACCGTCAGTCAGATCCTGGCCGCGTCGCAGCGAAACAACGATCGATCCGAGGTGACCGGCGCGCTGATGTTCAACGCCGGCGCCTTCGCTCAAGTCCTCGAAGGCCCGCGCCGGGGGGTCGAAGAGACCTTCGAGCGGATCCAGTGCGATGATCGTCATGGGGACGTGACGGTTCTTCAGTGCGGCCCGACGGAGTCCCGCGGCTTTGCCAATTGGTCGATGGCCTTCGTCGGGCAGTCGGCCGGAGGGCAGGCGCAGTTCAACCAACTTGCGGCTGAGAGTGGTTTTGACCTGTCCAGGCTGGACGGCGATGCCGTGTTCGCCATGCTGCACGAGTTGGTCTTGGAGGAGGAGGGGCTGCCGACCTCCCTCGCCACCGCTCCTTTGGTCGGGCCAACCGATGCCGGCCCCCCGGCAGGACTCGATGTCGAGCAACTGAAAGCGGAAATCGCGCAGCTTCGACCGGATGCCGCAGCGACTCGGATGTCGACGCCGGCGGACGAAAAGCAAAGCGGTGCCTTCACGAACGCGGGGCCGCAATCCCGTCCCGCTGGCGACGTGAGACGCTCGTCGAAGGGAGCAACCGCCGCGGCATTGAATATACTCAAGGCCGCTCTGGCCAGTGAGCGGCAGCGCACGAGCGATCTTCGGACTGAGATCGACGCGTTGCAAGTCGCGTTGGCATCGAGCGAGGATCAGTGCGATGCCCTGCGGATCGAACGGGATCGTTGGGCTGGGCGTGCGCAGCTCCTCGCCACGGCGATGGCCCGAGAAGCGAGCGACGTCCAGAACGTGGCCCCCGGTCTCGGATCGGTGTTAACGCATCCGACGGGACAGCCGAGTTCCGACGACGCGGCAGGTGTCCTTGCCGCTTGA
- a CDS encoding cytochrome c family protein — translation MRSFVLGAVLAALIPLSAQAQETGDAAAGEKAFAPCKACHNFQKNGVGPDLKGVVGRKAGTYEGYNYSAALKNSGLTWDEANLHEWLKNPKAKVPGNKMIFQGFTDDKKINDVIAYLKAQS, via the coding sequence ATGCGTTCTTTCGTTCTCGGCGCTGTTCTCGCCGCCCTGATCCCGCTTTCGGCCCAGGCCCAGGAGACTGGTGACGCGGCTGCCGGCGAGAAGGCGTTCGCCCCCTGCAAGGCGTGCCACAACTTCCAGAAGAACGGGGTGGGTCCGGATCTCAAGGGCGTGGTCGGGCGCAAGGCCGGCACCTACGAGGGCTACAATTACTCTGCCGCGCTGAAGAATTCCGGCCTCACCTGGGACGAGGCCAACCTTCACGAGTGGCTGAAGAACCCGAAGGCAAAGGTTCCCGGCAACAAGATGATCTTCCAGGGCTTCACCGACGACAAAAAGATCAACGACGTGATCGCCTACCTGAAGGCCCAGTCCTGA
- a CDS encoding sodium:proton antiporter has product MEHGLATAVLCVVGGGMAAQVLAARLRIPAIVILLALGFLVGPVLGLLHPTHDFGPNLRPLIGLAVAIVVFEGGLALDFRELRASGEGVLRLTAFALPINFVLGTLAAHLIGGMLWGPASVFGAILVVTGPTVILPLLRHARLERRSAAFLKWEAIVNDPVGAILTAVVIEMLVGVPRAAGEDPATALMLHLAEGVLVAGALGVGSALLVAWAFRRDLIPETLKTPVLLALALIAYVVPNLLMNEAGLIGATVFGIALANRHVPGLAELRRFKESLVVLLVSCLFVVLTADLDLAVLGKLSAPILGLTAAILFVVRPAAIWLATLRSDLSRRERLFVGWIGPRGIVAAAVAGLAGPRLSEAGYAGGDLIQPTVFSVIVATVLAHGFSLGPLARRFGLSTAADTQRLAVVGASPWASDMVIALHRAGVPVVIIDIYPGAMLAARDAGVPTLQAELLSRSAEEGMADHPPDHLLAATRDELYNALVCTRLAPEIGRERVYQVAPSENHLLHADTGVSRDARGKVFGDADASFDALAGRHEAGWRFLVAGPDAVEQPDCIHLLAIKADGSLEFFSVDHEENEVGEGDRVLILQAPSRTEIDADDRPAMLFA; this is encoded by the coding sequence ATGGAACACGGTTTGGCGACGGCGGTCCTTTGCGTCGTCGGTGGCGGCATGGCCGCTCAGGTTCTCGCGGCCCGACTGCGCATCCCTGCCATCGTCATCCTGCTCGCGCTCGGCTTCCTGGTCGGGCCGGTGCTCGGGCTGCTTCATCCAACGCACGATTTCGGCCCGAACCTGCGCCCCCTGATCGGCTTGGCGGTTGCCATCGTGGTGTTCGAGGGCGGTCTCGCCCTCGATTTCCGCGAGTTACGGGCGTCCGGCGAGGGGGTGCTACGGCTGACCGCCTTCGCCTTGCCCATCAATTTCGTCCTGGGCACGCTCGCCGCCCACCTGATCGGGGGGATGTTGTGGGGGCCGGCATCCGTGTTCGGCGCCATCCTCGTCGTCACCGGGCCGACCGTGATCCTGCCGCTCCTGCGCCACGCGCGACTGGAGAGGCGCTCAGCCGCCTTCCTGAAGTGGGAGGCCATCGTCAACGACCCGGTCGGAGCCATCCTGACCGCGGTCGTCATCGAGATGCTTGTGGGCGTGCCCCGCGCAGCCGGCGAGGATCCGGCAACGGCGCTCATGCTTCACCTCGCCGAGGGGGTGCTGGTGGCAGGTGCGCTCGGCGTGGGTTCGGCACTCCTTGTCGCTTGGGCGTTCCGGCGCGACCTCATCCCCGAGACGCTGAAGACGCCCGTGCTGCTGGCACTCGCGCTCATCGCCTACGTCGTGCCGAACCTGCTCATGAACGAGGCCGGGCTGATCGGTGCGACCGTGTTCGGCATCGCGCTTGCGAACCGGCACGTGCCGGGTCTGGCCGAACTCCGTCGATTCAAGGAAAGCCTCGTCGTCCTGCTGGTGTCTTGCCTGTTCGTGGTGCTGACCGCCGACCTCGACCTCGCGGTCCTTGGAAAGCTGTCGGCACCCATCCTCGGGTTAACGGCCGCGATCCTGTTCGTGGTTCGCCCGGCGGCGATCTGGTTGGCCACGTTGCGCAGCGACCTGTCCCGGCGCGAGCGCCTGTTCGTCGGCTGGATCGGGCCGCGTGGCATCGTCGCGGCCGCCGTCGCCGGGCTGGCCGGTCCCCGCCTCAGCGAGGCGGGGTACGCCGGAGGCGACCTGATCCAACCCACCGTGTTTTCAGTCATCGTCGCGACCGTGCTCGCCCACGGCTTCTCCCTGGGCCCACTCGCCCGCAGGTTCGGCCTGTCGACCGCGGCCGATACGCAGCGGCTCGCCGTGGTCGGGGCATCCCCATGGGCGAGCGACATGGTGATCGCGCTGCATCGGGCCGGCGTACCGGTCGTAATCATCGACATCTACCCCGGCGCCATGCTGGCCGCCCGAGACGCGGGGGTGCCGACGCTGCAGGCGGAACTCCTGTCCCGATCCGCCGAGGAAGGGATGGCCGACCATCCTCCGGACCATCTGCTCGCTGCGACCCGGGACGAGCTCTACAACGCCCTCGTATGCACGCGGCTGGCCCCGGAGATCGGTCGCGAGCGCGTCTATCAGGTCGCTCCGTCCGAAAACCACCTGCTGCACGCCGACACCGGTGTCAGCCGGGATGCCCGCGGCAAGGTCTTCGGGGATGCGGACGCCAGCTTCGATGCGCTGGCCGGACGGCACGAGGCCGGCTGGCGGTTCCTGGTCGCCGGCCCGGACGCCGTCGAGCAACCGGACTGCATCCATCTGCTCGCCATCAAGGCCGACGGGAGCCTCGAATTCTTCTCGGTCGATCACGAGGAGAACGAGGTCGGCGAGGGCGATCGGGTCCTGATCCTGCAGGCGCCAAGCCGGACGGAAATCGACGCCGATGACCGACCCGCCATGCTGTTTGCCTGA
- a CDS encoding IS481 family transposase, with protein sequence MGQILHGSATTTETVRRAIQARKESVRAAAKHSGISPTTVQKWRSRPSCTDARMGPKEPHSTVLSLEHEAVIVAFRRHTLLPLDDCLYALQASIPHLTRSSLHRCLQRHGISRLPEIDGDKPKRSRAKAYPIGYFHIDIAQVSTEQGKLHLFVAIDRTSKFAFVQFHEKATQRIAAAFPRDLVAAVPYTIHTVLTDNGIQFTDNKPVNAEAEAKAAAYWATQDGPRLYRWHSFEWACEQSKIEHRLTKPRCPWTNGQVERMNRTIKDATVKRYHYTDNDELRRHLQLFVEAYNYGHRLKTLRSLTPYELICPTWTKEPGRFRLDPSHHMPGANIYPNGVEDCAGAAPV encoded by the coding sequence GTGGGACAGATTCTCCACGGCAGCGCCACAACGACAGAGACGGTCCGTCGGGCAATCCAAGCTCGTAAAGAGAGCGTGAGAGCCGCCGCGAAGCACTCTGGGATCAGCCCGACCACCGTGCAGAAGTGGCGGTCGCGTCCGTCCTGCACCGATGCGCGGATGGGACCGAAGGAGCCTCATTCCACGGTGCTGAGCCTGGAGCACGAAGCGGTCATCGTTGCCTTTCGCCGGCATACCCTGCTGCCACTGGATGACTGCCTCTACGCGCTTCAGGCCAGCATTCCGCACCTGACCCGCTCAAGTCTGCACCGCTGTCTCCAGCGTCACGGCATCAGTCGACTGCCGGAAATAGACGGCGACAAGCCCAAGCGTTCGCGCGCCAAAGCCTACCCGATCGGCTACTTTCACATCGACATCGCACAGGTCAGCACCGAACAAGGCAAGCTCCACCTGTTCGTTGCCATCGACCGCACGAGCAAATTTGCCTTCGTTCAATTTCACGAGAAGGCAACTCAGCGGATCGCAGCGGCCTTTCCACGCGATCTGGTCGCGGCCGTGCCCTACACGATCCACACGGTCCTGACCGACAACGGCATTCAGTTCACCGACAACAAGCCGGTGAACGCGGAGGCCGAAGCGAAGGCGGCCGCCTACTGGGCGACCCAGGACGGGCCGCGCCTGTACCGCTGGCATTCGTTCGAATGGGCCTGCGAGCAGAGCAAGATCGAGCATCGCCTGACCAAACCACGCTGCCCGTGGACGAACGGCCAGGTCGAGCGGATGAACCGCACCATCAAGGACGCCACGGTCAAGCGCTACCATTACACCGACAACGACGAGCTGCGCCGCCACCTGCAACTGTTCGTGGAGGCCTACAACTACGGTCATCGGCTGAAGACCCTGCGAAGCCTCACCCCCTACGAACTTATCTGCCCGACCTGGACGAAAGAGCCCGGACGCTTCAGGCTCGATCCGTCACACCACATGCCGGGAGCAAACATCTACCCCAACGGTGTAGAAGATTGCGCCGGTGCCGCACCAGTCTGA
- a CDS encoding ABC transporter substrate-binding protein: MRRRDVLVGLGGAIAWPAAGCGQTSARRRLGVLLVYDEGHPDVSIIVGTLKDSLQKLGWTWGQNLAVDLRYGDGDSAKMRRQADEILAAKPDLVFAQGVVGTTALQQATTTTPVVFIQAQDPVGGGLVASLSRPGGNLTGFTNFDYTFVGKWLQLLKELSPGVTRARAIINPDYRTRFAGYSAELARIGPELHIQAEASGVHDAAEIERAITTFAEEPHGGLIVLPDAITGVYSRQIIDLTARHRMPAVYAYAAQVRMGGLAAYTTSVARDVQQAAGYIDRILRGASVGDLPVQASERFMTLINLKTAASLDLTITPSLLATADEVID; this comes from the coding sequence ATGAGGCGACGCGACGTCCTGGTGGGCCTCGGAGGCGCCATCGCCTGGCCCGCGGCCGGATGCGGCCAGACTTCGGCTCGGCGCCGTCTCGGTGTCCTCCTGGTCTACGACGAGGGTCATCCGGATGTGTCGATCATTGTCGGCACGCTCAAGGACAGCCTGCAGAAGCTCGGCTGGACCTGGGGCCAGAACCTCGCCGTGGACCTGCGGTACGGCGACGGCGACAGCGCGAAGATGCGCCGGCAGGCCGACGAGATCCTGGCGGCCAAGCCCGATCTGGTCTTCGCGCAAGGTGTCGTCGGGACGACGGCCCTTCAGCAGGCGACCACGACCACACCGGTGGTGTTCATCCAAGCGCAGGATCCGGTCGGCGGCGGCCTGGTTGCCAGCCTGTCGCGGCCCGGCGGCAACCTGACCGGGTTCACAAATTTCGACTACACATTCGTCGGAAAGTGGTTGCAGCTCCTCAAGGAACTCAGCCCCGGCGTGACGCGGGCGCGCGCCATCATCAATCCGGATTACCGCACGCGGTTTGCCGGCTACAGTGCCGAACTCGCCCGGATCGGCCCGGAACTTCACATCCAGGCCGAGGCCAGCGGCGTCCACGACGCGGCCGAAATCGAGCGGGCGATCACCACCTTCGCCGAGGAACCTCATGGCGGTCTGATCGTGCTGCCGGATGCGATCACCGGAGTCTACAGCCGGCAGATCATCGACTTGACCGCCCGGCATCGCATGCCTGCGGTCTACGCCTACGCGGCCCAGGTCCGCATGGGCGGGCTCGCGGCCTACACGACCAGTGTGGCCCGGGACGTCCAGCAGGCCGCCGGCTACATCGACCGGATCCTGCGCGGGGCGTCCGTCGGCGACCTGCCGGTGCAGGCGAGCGAGCGCTTCATGACCCTGATCAACCTGAAAACCGCCGCGTCCCTCGACTTGACGATCACGCCGTCGCTCCTCGCGACGGCCGACGAGGTGATTGATTAG
- a CDS encoding adenylate/guanylate cyclase domain-containing protein produces MIAEAPPAKILVVDDEPDLEALITQKFRRQIRDGQVGFLFAHDGNEALNLLAENCDVDMVVSDINMPGMDGLTLLAKLQESDDKPSTIIVSAYGDMANIRTAMNRGAFDFLTKPIDFTDFETTIARTLRHVGTLREGRRRQMLAERAHASLARYFSPNLAERLAGDASGLELGGARREVASLFTDIAGFTSLVESLDPTQLAEILNGYFAEMTDLVFAHEGTVAKIVGDAIHVLFGAPGDQPDHAARAVACALTLDTASEAFRARWRDRGIEIGATRIGVHAGPAIVGNFGGGRYFDYTAYGDTINTSARLENANKAFGTRICVSQSVVIRTEQFRGRPVGDLVLRGKQGALRAFEPLTEAEYDAAMLDRYLDAFAKLEAGEAGAMPAFAALIGLRPDDALSAFHLKRLLNGASGTRIEVR; encoded by the coding sequence ATGATCGCCGAGGCACCGCCGGCAAAGATCCTGGTCGTCGACGACGAGCCGGATCTCGAGGCGCTGATCACCCAGAAGTTCCGCCGTCAGATCCGCGACGGCCAGGTCGGATTCCTGTTCGCGCATGACGGCAACGAGGCCCTCAACCTGCTGGCCGAGAACTGCGACGTCGACATGGTCGTATCCGACATCAACATGCCGGGGATGGACGGGCTGACGCTGCTCGCCAAGCTGCAGGAATCCGACGACAAGCCCTCGACGATCATCGTCTCGGCCTACGGCGATATGGCCAACATCCGCACCGCCATGAATCGCGGGGCGTTCGACTTCCTCACGAAGCCGATCGATTTCACCGATTTCGAGACCACCATCGCGCGGACGCTCCGGCACGTCGGGACACTGCGCGAGGGTCGCCGGAGACAGATGCTGGCCGAGCGCGCGCACGCCTCCCTGGCGCGCTACTTTTCGCCCAATCTCGCCGAACGCCTGGCCGGCGACGCGTCGGGCCTGGAACTCGGCGGCGCGCGGCGCGAGGTGGCCTCGCTGTTCACCGACATCGCCGGGTTCACCAGTTTGGTCGAGAGCCTGGACCCGACCCAGCTCGCCGAAATCCTGAACGGTTACTTCGCCGAGATGACCGATCTCGTGTTCGCGCACGAGGGCACGGTCGCTAAGATCGTCGGGGATGCCATCCACGTCCTCTTCGGGGCCCCCGGCGACCAACCGGACCATGCCGCGCGGGCGGTCGCCTGCGCGCTCACCCTCGACACCGCCTCCGAGGCTTTCCGGGCCCGCTGGCGGGACCGGGGGATCGAGATCGGCGCGACCCGGATCGGCGTTCATGCCGGGCCGGCCATCGTGGGCAATTTCGGGGGGGGCCGGTATTTCGACTACACGGCCTACGGCGACACCATCAACACGTCCGCACGTCTCGAGAACGCCAACAAGGCTTTCGGCACGCGGATCTGCGTCAGCCAGAGCGTGGTGATCCGGACGGAGCAGTTCCGCGGGCGCCCGGTCGGCGATCTCGTCCTGCGCGGCAAGCAGGGGGCGCTGCGTGCGTTCGAGCCGTTGACCGAGGCTGAGTACGACGCGGCGATGCTGGACCGTTATCTCGATGCCTTCGCCAAGCTGGAGGCGGGTGAGGCCGGCGCCATGCCGGCTTTCGCAGCCTTGATCGGGCTTCGGCCCGACGATGCCCTGTCGGCGTTCCATCTCAAGCGCCTGCTCAACGGCGCGTCCGGAACGCGCATCGAAGTCCGTTGA
- the ligD gene encoding DNA ligase D produces MTELLKPYRAKRDFEGSPEPQGKRGRKAARARFVVQKHDARRLHYDLRLEMDGVLKSWAVTRGPSLSPAEKRLAVMTEDHPVDYLAWEGSIPKGQYGGGTMIVWDTGSWEPVGDPAAGLAKGHLEFALHGERLAGRWHLVRMKGRGGEKKQPWLLMKADDEHARREGDILVAHEASVLSGRTNRDLAEGGGVRADHAARAEVAAARRTKPPTSRSKSARKAILPPFVEPALAALVDDVPTGDGWLYEIKHDGYRMQARIDGGSVKLLTRSGLDWTAKFEATAQALKAMKLPSALIDAEIVVETAGGVSSFSALQRSLAAGDAASAVFYAFDLLYLDGRDIRELPLTERKDLLLQSLDDAQSGGPIRFSEHLAADGAAMARHACRLGLEGIVAKRADAPYRSGRTDAWRKIKCTRSEEFVVAGYMPSTTAARSVGSLILGTHADGTLVHVGRVGTGFRDAVARDLWTELEPLRIPAPPFEAELPPLARRNARWVEPRLVCEVTFRGWTGDDQLRHASFKTLRSDVRPDEVVREKTLAAPKASTRKAPGETVTLTHPDRVLWSDVGLTKEGLAAYYAEIADRMLPHVIDRPLSLLRCPDGLGSCFYQKHGWAGLDERYLRVVGDEKAVVIRDREGLRTLVQGSVLEIHPWGAPASDPERPDRLIFDLDPGDGIGWCDLVAGALEVRERVSAAGFATFVKTTGGKGLHVVVPIEPKAGWAEAKAFAQRIASEMAKDAPDLYVATVSKKARDARIFVDYLRNQRGATAVSAFSTRARPGAPVSVPVDWDELPSLGSGARFDVMNLPSRLAAFQRDPWAEFERAARPLEAAGRQPRRRA; encoded by the coding sequence ATGACCGAGCTCCTCAAACCGTATCGGGCCAAGCGGGACTTCGAGGGGTCGCCCGAGCCCCAGGGGAAGCGCGGCCGCAAGGCGGCGCGCGCGCGGTTCGTCGTCCAGAAGCACGACGCGCGGCGCCTGCACTACGACCTGCGTCTGGAGATGGACGGCGTGCTGAAGAGCTGGGCCGTGACGCGCGGACCGAGCCTGTCGCCCGCCGAGAAGCGGCTCGCCGTCATGACCGAGGATCACCCGGTCGATTACCTGGCCTGGGAAGGATCGATCCCGAAGGGCCAGTACGGCGGCGGGACCATGATCGTCTGGGACACCGGTTCCTGGGAGCCGGTCGGCGATCCGGCCGCCGGGCTGGCGAAGGGCCACCTCGAGTTCGCCCTGCACGGCGAGCGGCTCGCTGGCCGCTGGCACCTCGTGCGGATGAAGGGGCGCGGCGGCGAGAAGAAGCAGCCGTGGCTTCTCATGAAGGCCGACGACGAGCACGCCCGGCGTGAGGGCGACATCCTTGTCGCGCACGAAGCCTCCGTCCTGTCGGGGCGGACTAACCGGGATCTCGCCGAGGGCGGGGGCGTCAGGGCCGATCACGCCGCCCGCGCCGAGGTGGCTGCCGCGCGGAGGACGAAACCGCCCACGAGCCGGTCCAAGAGCGCCCGCAAGGCGATCCTGCCGCCCTTCGTCGAGCCCGCGCTCGCGGCCCTCGTCGACGACGTGCCCACCGGCGACGGGTGGCTGTACGAGATTAAGCACGACGGCTACCGCATGCAGGCCCGCATCGACGGGGGCTCGGTGAAGCTCCTGACGCGCTCGGGCCTCGACTGGACCGCGAAGTTCGAAGCGACGGCGCAGGCCCTGAAGGCCATGAAGCTGCCCTCCGCCCTGATCGACGCCGAGATCGTCGTCGAGACGGCGGGCGGCGTTTCGAGCTTCTCTGCGCTGCAGCGATCGCTCGCCGCGGGCGATGCCGCATCGGCGGTCTTTTACGCCTTCGACCTCCTGTACCTGGACGGCAGGGATATACGGGAGCTGCCCCTGACCGAACGCAAGGATCTGCTGCTGCAGAGTCTCGACGACGCCCAGTCGGGCGGCCCAATCCGGTTCAGCGAGCACCTGGCCGCCGACGGCGCGGCCATGGCGCGCCACGCCTGCAGGCTCGGTCTGGAAGGTATCGTCGCCAAACGGGCGGACGCGCCCTACCGGTCGGGCCGGACCGATGCCTGGCGCAAGATCAAATGCACCCGGTCCGAGGAGTTCGTCGTCGCGGGCTACATGCCCTCGACCACGGCGGCGCGATCTGTGGGGTCGTTGATCCTCGGGACGCACGCGGACGGCACCCTCGTCCATGTCGGGCGGGTTGGTACCGGCTTCCGCGACGCGGTCGCGCGGGATCTCTGGACCGAACTGGAGCCGCTGCGCATCCCGGCGCCGCCCTTCGAAGCCGAGCTGCCGCCGCTTGCGCGCCGCAACGCCCGCTGGGTCGAACCCCGGCTCGTCTGCGAGGTAACGTTCCGCGGGTGGACGGGCGACGATCAGCTGCGGCATGCCTCCTTCAAGACCCTCCGGAGCGACGTGCGTCCGGACGAGGTCGTACGGGAGAAGACGCTTGCGGCCCCGAAGGCAAGCACGCGGAAGGCGCCAGGAGAGACCGTGACGCTGACGCATCCCGATCGCGTCCTCTGGTCCGACGTCGGCCTGACCAAGGAGGGTCTCGCCGCGTACTATGCGGAGATCGCCGACCGCATGCTGCCGCATGTGATCGACCGCCCGCTGTCGCTCCTCCGGTGCCCCGACGGCCTCGGGTCCTGCTTCTACCAGAAGCACGGCTGGGCCGGGCTCGACGAGCGGTACCTCCGGGTCGTGGGTGACGAGAAGGCCGTGGTGATCCGCGATCGCGAAGGCCTGCGCACGCTGGTCCAGGGGAGCGTCCTTGAAATCCACCCCTGGGGTGCGCCGGCCTCGGACCCGGAACGGCCGGACCGCCTGATCTTCGACCTCGATCCGGGCGACGGCATCGGGTGGTGCGATCTGGTCGCCGGCGCCCTGGAGGTGCGCGAACGGGTGTCGGCGGCGGGCTTCGCCACGTTCGTGAAGACCACCGGCGGCAAGGGGCTGCACGTCGTCGTCCCGATCGAGCCGAAGGCCGGGTGGGCCGAGGCGAAAGCCTTCGCGCAGCGCATCGCATCCGAGATGGCGAAGGACGCGCCCGACCTCTACGTCGCAACCGTGTCCAAGAAGGCCAGGGACGCCCGGATCTTCGTGGACTACCTGCGCAACCAGAGGGGCGCGACCGCCGTCTCGGCCTTCTCGACCCGTGCCCGCCCCGGCGCGCCGGTTTCCGTCCCCGTCGATTGGGACGAGCTTCCGTCGCTGGGGTCTGGCGCGCGCTTCGACGTCATGAACTTGCCAAGCCGCCTCGCCGCCTTTCAGCGCGATCCCTGGGCCGAGTTCGAACGCGCGGCGCGGCCGTTGGAAGCCGCCGGCCGTCAGCCCCGCCGGCGGGCGTAG